The genomic segment agctcagcaccagccGAGCTGGGTACAGCCCGGAGCAGGAGGAGCATGGCAGGGACAGGCAGCTGGTGTTACCAAGCTCAAGTGTCAGATAGCTAAATGGGGAAGAACTTGTCTGCACTGCCTCAGCTTGCTGCTACAGGGTGTGACATGCTGCCTCAAGGCATCATTAGGGGTCTGGCACCCACCCCATTGCCAGCAAGGATATCCATACACAGGCTCAGCCCGCCCTGCATAGGGCAAGCACGCAAGCACATGCAGTTAGTGCCATTACCTCTTGCATCTTGGGGTAGGAGTGGGCAGAAGGAGAAGCTAAGGAGGCAGCTGCTCCTAGTGGGGGACTCAGGGGCTTAgttccctccagcagctcataAGGCTCTGAAATATGGAGGGTTTCCTGTGGGAAGGCAAAGATCACATAGGCGAGGCACGCAGAGGCAGAAGGCtcatagcagcagcagcagcccacatGCCCAGGTAGGCAGTAGGACATTGAGGCACGAGGGCACCCCGCCATACAGGAGCAGGCTGGgaagcactgcagccccagcttGGTCAGAGCCAGACTGgaaagtgctctgcagctgtgctaTCCCCTCTCCTGAGGGCACCCCACCATGCCACCCACTAACAACACGTGCTGGCACAGGGCTCCTGCAGTCTGCCCAGgctcctgcagcatcccagcagtCTGACAcgggagatgctgctgctcccaagCCCACTTATGTTGcatttccctccctcccaaCTTGATGTCAgtccctgcagcccacagacaAGCCTGGAGTAGTGCAAGTGCCCAGCTTTAGACAGATGGCACTGGGAAGCAGAGGAACTGCTGCAGACATAAACTGCAGTGCCCCAGTCTTGTCCCTGGGGATGGGAACAGCCCAGCACACAGGAGAGCAGCTCTCAGGACAGTGCCCCATCTCCCCAGTTACCTCTTTGAGAGCTGAGGACATCTTTGGGAAGCTCCTGCCACCTGTGACAAGCTGGTACCGTCTCTCCAGAGACGCAAGCTTCTCCTTCTCCTGAGCACACAAcaagagcagagagaggaggaaggtTATCATCATGTGGTGGCCAGGCCCCATCTCACACCTTAACAGCCAACCCCTGCTGCAAGAGGAGGCaggatcccctctcagcctaATCAGCAACATCTGCAAGGTGGGATGCTGCAGTGACCTGTGACCCCCTGGGAGCATTTTGCACGCTCAGGCACCCATGTTGCAAGCATGCAAGACCAGGGAGTGTGTGACAACCCTCTGGCCCTAGACGTAAGCCTTACCTTCTGGAGGAGCCGCAGGACATCGTTCCTCTCCTGGGCCAGGCGTTCAGCCTCCTGGGCACTCTGCAGCCggatctgggcagcctgagcatCCAGTGCAGCCACCCGCTCCTGGGGATGGGCAAGGGCTGAGCTGGCGGTAGGGGAAGCTTGGCAGCGTGGCTGGGCTGGGGACATGGGGTGCTACGGACATGGGGTGCTGGGAACATGAGTGCTGAGGAGCAACTCACAAGGGACTGATGCCCTGTGTCCCTACCTTCCTGCGGGCGATGCTGCGGTGGTactcagccctgctctgcaggagctgctggctccGCGTCTCACGCTCCTCTTCCAGCCGGCTCTCCCTTTCCAGTTGCTGGAACTCCAGGTCCTCAAAGAGCTTGGTTTCCGTCTCCAGGGCCTCTGCTTCCTTCAGACACACAATGGGGTGGCCACTCACTCCCTTGCCTCAGTGCAAAGGTGGTGGAGGAGGCACTGGGCACAGATCCCATGGGATGAGCTTCTCGCAATGGCTGGGAGCTGCATCCAGATCAGCTGCTCCCACCTGATCCCATCCAGCCTACGGTGAtgctctgccaggctgcagagccagaAAATGCCCCGTGCTAGCAGCATCACCATTGCCAAGCAGCACGCAGGGAGCATGGCAAGCACCCATGTCACCAAGCTGATGGCAAATCCACCACAGACCAGCACCACAACAGACAAATGCCTTTGGCCCCCCAGCCTTTAAATAATgtggcatcctgggatgctgGCACTCAACTCAGTGTCTGCAAACACCGTCCTGGCAGAGCTCTCACTGCAAGAACACACTTCCCATGCCCCAGGAAAGGGACCACCACCACTCCATGGCCACATAGAGTGCAGTGCACGCAGGGCAGCTGCCAGGGCTCCTGCACACCAGGACCACTGAGCATCCCTGAGCATCCCATCACATTCTGCGGGCAGCACCTGCTATCACCCAGACCCATGTCAAATGCAGGAGCATCCACCACCAGCCTGGAAAGGGGACGCAAGCAGTTGTGTGCTAGAGCTGTGCAGCGAGGGCTGCTTCAGCCACAGACTGAGGAGAGCCAGCAGCTACCAGAAAATACCagataatgggaaaaaatgctgcagaccGATGCTAACATAAACTGACAGTGCTGTGTAAATAAACACTCGCAGGAAATAGCtggaagcacacacacacagggacacagagcTCCCTGGCGCTCCCCTCTCGAGAAGCAGCCTGGGGACGGCACCCTGGGAGAACAGGGACCAACTTCCACAGGCAGTGCCCAGCCGGACACACGGACACAGCGACGCCTCCACACCTCAGAGATGCTCAGCATCTGGAcgcagagcactgcagctcgTGGGCAGGCGGGCAGGGCACAGCCCGGCTCTGTGAGCCCACGTGTGGGGCGGATCCCATTGCATGGGGTCAAGAAGGACCCCAGCAGAGGACACCACGCTCAACGTGGGGCTGTGCTGCGGGGCACATGGCTCCTCCTCAGCATGCTTGGGGCAGATCCGTGCTCGTGCCCTGCCCGGTCCGGAGCCAGCACCGTGCCATGGGGCCGGGTGAGCAGCAAGCTTACCAACACGGCGCCAGCCTCCTCCGGCCCGGCTGCGATGCTCTCAGTGCGGCCCCAGCTGCCAGGGAAGAGCTGGCCTAAGCTGGAGCGGAGGGAGGTGGGCCATggtccaggaggggtgggggTGAGACACTGACCCTTCGCATCTGCTCCCGCAACTGCTCCCGCATTGACTCAGGGCAGTTATCAAGGTGGCTCTTCGACTCATTGTAAAGCGCCCGGAGTTTCTCTAGCTCCTTCCTTTCAGCATCAATCTTTGCCCTTTCCTAAATTAGgggagaacaaaacagaacgaaaacaaaacaaaacaaaacaaaacaaagaaaaaaaaaaacagaaaagggaaacaaaaaaaaaaaaaagagagaaaacacacTTCTCAAATCCGCGCcatgcagaagctgcaggatTAGACAGGGGTCAGCCAGAGAGGGGCATTTACCAAGAGACTGAGAGAGCAAAAGCCGTGAGAACCCTGGGCTGGGCAGCGTTACAGAGGTTATGACCAGCCCTGGACCTCTGTCTCATGTTTCCATGCCAAAGACTTAAGGACAGTGGAAAGATCAATGTTGACCTGGCTTTGCAACTTGGGTTAAGTCATCCTAATCCTGCACATTGCCATCAAAGGACTCCAGGAGCTGCCAGAGGCCCTTGCTTTACCACACAGCCATCCTCACAACCACCACCAGAGCCTTCTGTTAACGTGCCCAAAAcccaggatgctgctggcagccagagcAGCTCCAGTGCGGCGGCGATGTGGCTGCtgtgcatctctgcagcagcGTGGCTGCCTGTTGGGCAATAGGAGACCAAAGTCTGTGCTGTCCTTGTGGAGCTGCTTGGGCTGTTCTTCAGCACGTTAGTGGCAGGGCAGATGCACAACAAATGCTTGTTTCTGTCCACAGTCCGTGCAGCCAGAGACACCCGGCTGGCAGGGCACCACATGTAACCCCAGTTtgagctgctgagagcagggaGCACAAAAAGGACTGGGAATCCCAGCTCTCTGTCCTGCAGGCTTTCTGCCAGGACAACCCCCTGGCACATCAGACTGTGCGCTGCTGCATTTTTGTGCATTGCTCAAACAAGGAAAGCCCCATCCTTGCTGGAACATTACTTAGAAATCCTGAAAATTCCTGCAATCCTGGGAAGGAATCTTGTCCATGAGTATTTTGCCTCAAGGTCTTGTCTCACAAGCACCTTTGCTCACTTGGGCTTCTACTGGAtttgctgctgcccagcatTCAGGTAACAGTGCTGTGTTGTCTGTGTATGTGCCTACATCGTCCCCCTCTGAGGACTGTCTTTGCACACCAAAGCAGCCACATCTCAGTGGCAATGGCTCTGGTGGCACCAGCATGTCCCACAGCTGCCCCTGCCCTTCTCCCACTTGGCACTGAAGACACATCCCTGGAGTGGTGCAGGATCCCCCTACCCCCTTGGGGAGCTGACTCCTGCTCCCTccagcacaggagcacagtgagCCGAGGCCATCCCTCCCTCCTGGGCACAGATGTGGGGGCAAAGTGGACAGAGGATGCAGAGGTGGATGGGACATGCTGCTGCCCCACGCTCCAGACCTGGCTGTGAGTGGGGAGAGCAGAGGTGTCAGAGGTTAGtgacagagctcagagcagccaCTGTTAGAGCCAGTTAGTGCAGACTGAATAGGAAAGCAGGTGGTTAAGTCAACTGAGACTCTTGGAATGAGGCTTCTTTTTGCTCCTCTCCTAGCGCTGCACAACGCAGTCTTTCACTAGAGAAAACGCCTGCAAACGGTCAGaaaatcaaaaacaaaccacaaatcCCCAgcgctgcagcagtgctgctgggtgtgctggtggcagctcagccccacacgGCCCCAATTGCACACAGGCACTGAGCAATGCACGTCGGGGTCTCACAGCCTGAGACCAATCACAGGGAGGCGAGACGTGGTCTGCCCTCCCACCAGGACTGCAAAAAGAATCCAGGcccaggaaggagcagcaggagcacaccctgcagcccagagctgctgctcagcatcctgcagggAGCTCCTGGCCAAAGCTGCAAAATGCTCAGAAGAGAACAATCCAGCCACCTCTAGCATTACAGATGCTCAAGCAGTCACCACCACTGTGTGTGACCAAAGCATCCCCGCGGGCAGCAGAGCCAGTGGGCCTGCTGCAAACCTCAGCTTGCAGGAAGGCTGTgagctgggcagtgctgaggCCTCATGGTCAGTGCtagggcagccctgcagcaccgaTCCTGACAGTGAGACTGACAGCACATccccagcatctgcctctgccCTCCTCTGGCAGGGCTGAGGGACACCACGCCAATACCAagcacacagacagacagagcCCGGCAcaatgtgagcacagagagaggagagagaaaggcaCTGCCAAGCTCGCTCGCCcattcctcttcctccctctctgcaCAAACACTGGTGCTCCCATTGCACATGAAGACACCTGGGAAGACCTCATGGAGCTGACACAGCAGCTGTCACCGAATGCCTCTGCAGAATCCAGCCACATGTTCCAGCACGGGAGAACCCCACCAGCGTCATCCCTGCACATGGGCAccagggcaggggacagcatGTCACAGCCCCAAGGGGACAGCCCTGCCTCGGGGCTCACCTTGTCCCGCTCCTTCCGGATGCTGGCGTCCAGGCCGGAgagcttctcctgcagctgctgcaccacctcctgctcctgctgcagccgtGCCACCTCTGACTCCcgctcaccctgcagcagcGCCCTCTCCATCTCTGCCTGGGGTGACACAGCTGTGTCAGCATGGCCGCTCCAGCCCAATCTGCTACCCACTGCCCATGTGGGTGCTGCCCAGACCCTCACCTCTCGCGAtgtctcctgcagctgctgctccagctccttgACACGGCCTTTCAGCTCATCCAGGCGGCCGAACACGCAGGCTCGCTCCTCTTCCAGCCGCTGTGCCTCCTTGGCGCGTGGGCCCGCCAGCTCCTCGTGCTGCAGAGGGAGCAggtcagcacagcacagcacagaacgGCTCAGCCCGGACATCCCCATCCCCTCACCTCGTGGTGTGTGCTCTCGGTGCTGCTGCACTCTTCCTTCAGGTTCTCTTCATCCGACCTCTCCAGGCTCTCCCTCTGCCGCAGCACACCCAGCTCCTCTGCGGCAcggcccagccctgctgtgcccctTGGTGCCCGCCGGCCGGCATCCGTATGaccaggcagcagctcagagccGTCTGTCTTGGTGTACTCAGCACAGAGGTTCAGGATGGTCTCCAGGCGCTGCCGCTCCTGCAGGGAGGTTTGGTCAGAGCAGACCTGCAGCAACCCATCCCAGTGCCCACAAACGTCCCTCACCAGCACGGCtgcctgcattgctgcagggcacagggatCACTGCTGTGCCCAGGGAGGGGACGCAGTGCCCATCTGGCAGCAGGGCACATACACACAGACCACAGCGTGACGTGCCAGGACCAACATCCCCACATTGAGGAAGGAAAACTGTTTCTTGGGGAACgttggctgccagcagctcaccacagccacagcagcaggacTTGGGGCACTTCCCTGtttcccagcagcatccctgtgtGTCACCCTGCCCTGCGTGTCCCACTCCCACGCACCCCAGATCATCACCACCTCCACACACTGGAAGCGCTTCCTCCAGCTCTGGGCACATCGCCCGTGTCTGGAAGGTCCCAGCTGCCCTGATGGATTTCCAGCACTCTGCACACCGGGGGCTGCGCTGCTCCATGCCCCAGTCCAGTGCACTCAaccagccctgggcagcagtcAGAGCATCGGCCTGCAGTGCATGTGGCATGCCCAGGGCTGGAGACAGACTAATTACATACAGCAGCCCCGGCTGAACGCCGCGCTGCCTCTGTAAGGGGCTATTTGTAGGTGGTGATTCAGGCTGTCTGCCTGCCGTGACTCAGGACTGAGTAAACAGGGCTTCTGCTGCCCGTGCCACAACATGGGGATGGGCAGAGGGCAGGAAGCACCCAGCAGGGTTCTGGATGGCACCTGGGGAGGTGAACACAGCCAGGGCATCTGCAGGGCATCTCTAATCCTCAAGGGTGCGGGCTGTGCCAAACCATCAGCCCAGGGCCCTCCCTGGGGAAACACAGGCGGTACCCCACACCAGCCTTGGGCAGCACTGGGTGCAATGCCGGTGGGGACACACACGTatctcctgcactgcacagcccaaCTGGGTGAGCAAGGGCcaagctgtgctgccctggcCCCAAAGAACACTCCCCTGGCCCAGCTGCCCCCACAGTccctggctgctcccagcaatccactgggcagcagggagagacaGATGCACAGGGCAAGCCCCACCCAGGCAGCTGCTCGCTCTATAAAAACTCTATCCCCGTCCCTAAATATAGAGATGCAATGCCCACAGAGCCTCCCAGCAGTCGGCAGCCGGGAACAGCATCTGCACACCACGCACAGGCAGCCACCGTGTCCCTGCTGAGACGCAGCCCTGGCAAGGCACGCCTCACTTTGCAAACCCAGGGGCACTAAAAATTACACATCCACAACCGAAGGCAGCCGTAAGCATCAGAACAGCACTGCCCCAGGCTGAGCCTGCAGATTTCCCTGGCTGCTGCAAGCAGAGGGGCTTGGTGCGAGGCAGCAGTTCCCCGCACACCAGGGGCACCAACTGCCACTCCAGGCCATAATCTCTCCGGATAAGCTCGAGCCTAGGAGCCTGTTCACATCATTCACAAGCTGCCGTCAGCAAAATCCCCGAGAGAAAAGGCctacattttgaaaacaacagaagctCAAAGCCATTTGCAAAGAGGCCACCTCGCACTCGCCGGGGCTGCCCCCGGCCCCTCCAAGCCTCGGCTCCAGCTGCCAAATCCGGGTCAGGACCCcctcccacagccagcagcccccCGCGCCCCTCGGCTCACCAGGCgctccatctcctgctcccGCATCCGCTCCTCGCGCTGCCGCCGGTGGTACTCCAGCAGATCGTCCTCGTTGTCGCTGATCTCGGTGATGCTGTTCTTACGCTCCCGCACGCCCGCCGGCAGCCGCACGTCCCCCGACAGCTTCCTCTGGGCGCGGGGGCTCTGCCGGGGCGAAGGCACGGCCAGGGAGCCCAGGCTGTGTGCGGGGCTGAGGCAGGAGCTGAAGCTGGGCCGGCGTGCGGACGGCTCCGTTGACAGCGGGGACGAGGGGCTCCcggccctgctgctcctcccgCCCGCGGGGCTCGGCTCCTCGTGGCCCTTGCGCCTGGTTCGGGGGCTTCCAGGAACCTCCCTGCCCAGCCGGGGCTGAGGGGACGGGGCATCCGGGGCCGCCCGGGGGCTGGCGGCTCGGCGCGATAAGGACGGGCTGAGGGGCGGCAGCTCCCGCATGCTCTCCACGTTCCTCCGGGCCGCCCGCGGGCTCTCGGGGGGCTGCAGCCCACGGCCACTCTGGCTGCCGTGCGCCGGTCCCACGGCGTCCGGGAGAAGCCTGGGTGCGGGCTGACGGCCGGGAGCGGGAGGGTCCCTCGGCTCTCGGAAGGGGCTGGGCGGCcgctcctgcagggctgcccgAACCCGCGGCACCGAGGAGCCCAATGTCCGGGGGGCTGCCCGGGGGCTGCCGGGCGGCTGGGAACGAGGACTGCCCGCCCTGTGCTCTTGGAGGGGGTGCGGGACCGCCGGGCTGTCCAGGGCACCCCGCCAGGCGCGGGGGCTCTCCGCCGACCGAGTGTCATTGGGGCCCCCGTAGGGTGGCGGTGGTGGGCGCTGCGGGGGGGGCTGCACGGCGTGGTTGTAGCTGGAGGAGCGGAGCGGCACGACGGGGGGCACGGCCGGgccctgctcctggctgctgggcGAGTGGCTCGTGTAGCCGCCGCTGCTGGCGGGCGAGGAGAGCGGGGAGAAGGGCGGCGAGGCGTTCTCGTAGCTGGAGCCCCCCGAGGCGGCACCGGGGCTCAGCGGAGGGGACAGGAGGCAGCGCCCACCTCCGTTCACCATGGCGCAGAGCGGGGACTGGCCGCGGGACGGCGGCTTCTTGCTGGGGGACGCCGGATCCTCCAGCACCAGCGAGTCCATGATGTCCTGCAAGTCCTTCTCGATGGAGCTCACCAGGGAGTTGTGGCTGGGCTCCCGTGCCGGCAGCTGGCGGCTGCCATTCACCAGGGCTTCGGGCTCTGCGGGCAGACGTGGGAGGGAGGGAGTCAGAGTGGGCAGGGGCACcgtgctgccctgctcctgcagcttctgagcagcgcagctctgcaggcagcccctCACCCAGCCCAGCTCCGCTCCACTCTGCCTTGCAGGGCTTGCAGAGAGCACACTGATGGGGCAGGAGATTGAGGCTGGCACCCAGCTGGCAGACCAAAGCTCAGTTCACTTCCATTAAACTCTCCCTCCCCACAGTGCAAGGCTCCTGCCTGCAAAATCATACTGTGCACAGCCAGCCAGGAGGGCACAGGCATGCTGGCATGCAGCCTCCCTGCCTGATCCCGGCCCGAGGCCGTGGTGTGTCTGGACACAGCTCTGCGTGCCACCGATGTGCCTGTCACTCAAAGGACATGCTAATAACAGCAGTGGCTGCTCCTGAACAGTGTCACCACACTGGCATGGGGCAGCACCACATCGGTAGATCTTGAGCtgccacagcaaaacaaataggCAGCAGCAAACACCAGCATGAGGCCTGACACTGACCTGACCCCTGCTTCATGCGCACCAGGAGTGCATCCCTGCTGAGAGAGACACCATCAGTCCCACGGCCCAGGTGGgacccagagcagcaggcatCATCTCTGCACACGCAGTCCTGCCTGATATCACAGGTACAGAGATACAACCAGGGAccagaagggcagcagctgtgggcagctgcAGGTTGCTCAGGGGACACAGCACCTCCTCAGGTTCTTACTCCCCGTTCCCAGCTGTAGGACCTGATGTTTTCCCAGCCCTCAGCACTGTGCACATGGCACAAATCACACCATGAGTTCACAGCATCCTGCCCTGGTGATAATAAGCAGGGTGCAGCTGCACAGACCCAACAAGCACCAGTGTCTGGTGACTTCCAGTACCCACAGCATCCTGTGCCTGGCACCAGCTGCCACTGGGAAAGGGCAGGGGCTGTCCCAGCACCAAGCAGGTCCCTGCCACCTCCTCAGTGGGGAGGGACTACACTGGGAGCCAGACAGCAGcaaacagtgctgctgaaagctCCAGCTGTGTCCTGCTCAGGGATGCACAGCCATGGAGACAGTGTGGGGATGGCACGTGGGAGCTGCCAGCCTGGATCAGCACAGCGCCTGTCTCATCCCCCCCCTTGGAGCCAGGCTGGAGGCAGGGACCTCATGCCTTACAGACAGACACAGCGAGATAAGCAGCTGCTTCAATTAAGTGCTGCAGCCAGGGAAACGGCCTTCACAGCCTCCTTGTAGCCAGCCCTACATGTAAACAGCAGCTCTCAGGCAGCAGGGGGGCCTGCATGCACCCAGCAGCCCTACACTCCTGGGCTGAGCAAGGACTGAGAGCTCTGTCCCAgtagcagcacagcccccagaCCCACACACAACAGGGGGCTTGGGTTGGGCAGAAACCTGTTACACTCTTCCCAGGCACCATTAATAATTAACAGACATCAGCACAGCCACCAGGCTGAGTCATCAGCCAATGAAGGCACCACAGAGCATCCATGAATGGGCATCACAGGAATCCAGATCCCACTGTTATGACCTTGCACAGCACTATGCTCCCACCCGTACCCAGGAGAACTCCAAACAAGGAGACTCCTAacatccccacagccccaccagGATGAAGAAGGGCCACCTACTTGCTGGCAGTCCATAAAGAGCCGCGGggctccttcctcctgctgggATCATGCTCTTCATCCACTTGGCTTCAGCGGGGTGGTTGAAGCGGAGGAAGGTCGCCTGGCCCAGGCAGATGGTGCACCCTGGGGAGAGAGGGGGTTCAGCAccggggtggggggggcacgGCTGGAATCCAGGTCACTGCCCGCCATCCCCACAGCCGGGTGCATCCCGCACAGCTGGGGCCAcgcacagagcagggctggcagcactCCAGTGCCGCCGCCAGCTGCAGACAAGACAGCTCCTGTCCGCTGTaggaaaatgctgcttcttgGCCCAAACCCGGAGCCTTCGCAGGGAAGGCTGCCGATTCGCCATCAGGGAGGAATGTAGGGACGGGAGCCAGGCTGCGCCAGCCCcagggaacagcagcagaggctgcagatggTCCCTGCTGAGCGCAGGCGGCTCAGACGCTGCGTGTCGCTCCCTGCACGGCTGCACGCTGGGGGACCGGCAGGGCAGTAGGGCCGAGTGGCACAGGGAGGGCAGCAGCCCCACTGAGAGCTGCATTCACCGCTCCGCCACCACCTGGATGCAGCTCAATGTGCAGCAGAGGAAAGTGCTGCCCGCACCCGCCCTGCAAGGGCTGTAAAAGGCGACTCTTCACACACACCGGTGTGTGAAGACAATAGCATCCGGAAGCCACGGTGCCAAAGTCCCACATGTGCAGTAAGcgcagggagctgggagcaggcagcacacagccagccgCCTTCCCCACggggctgctgccagccagcACCACGCCGGCGGTGCGAGGCTCCTGCCTGGCAGCCGTGTTGCCGACACACCCCACTTTGAAGCGCCTCCAGGGCCCCAGGGAGAGGCTCACTGCTCGCTGTCAGCTGAAAATCCCTTGCTGGAAGGGATGCATTTTttggagcagctgagctggcagCGTGCAACCCAAGTGCAGCCCcagcctcagccccagcagagcaggtggGTCCGGatggagggagctgggctgggaaaTCCCCAGGCAGGCAGCGGGGAGTGGGGGAGCGTGTACAGAGATCACCCTATGCCAGCTATGGTGGAGCAGAAATAACAGGAGAGCACGTGCTGACTCCAGGTCCCACCAGGGAGCTGGCAAAGAGCAGCCCTGTGTGACACCAACACACAGATCAGCTCCAGTCAACACAGATTGCACCAGGTTAAGAGAAGTTCTGCACGTGTTGGGTTCAGCTGGCAAAGCCTCTCAGCACACCAATGCGTCCCCGTGCAGATGGGTCTAACTGACCCATGCTTTTCCAGGAGCTGCTCTTCCCAGAGCAGTGGCCACCAACCTCCTGCTCCGCgaccccactgtgcccatcccgaaggagctgtgtgtgctgttcAGAAAGTGTGGACACGGGGATGTCAACAGCACCCGCACCCATCGCCCATCGGGTCCTTTTCTCCTCCACTCACGCGGCTCTCATTGTTCCCTTGGGTGACCCGCTGCAGCACGCGGTCCCCCCGAAGCACCCAGCCGCCTTCTGCGGGGGGTACGAGGGAAGATGCGAGGAACATCTtcactctgcagcagcagcgggGCCGAACGGCCCCCGCCCGGCTCCGGGGGGCTCCGCACCGGCCGAGCTCCGCCGCCAGCCGCCCCTCCCCGCCCGGCAGTGCGGGATCCCCCCCGGCCCGCGGCTCCCAGGCCTTTGTGCGGCTTCCCCGCCCCGGGAGCGCCTCGGATAAATCACCGTCGCTAATGAGAGGCTGTCAAAGGAGCGCAGGATCCGGATTTCTAACTCCGGCGCAACCCGACACCGCGGGCGATGAATGAAATGGCGGATGGAGAAAGTCTGAAAGCAGCCACCGCTGTCGGAGGGGCCGGGCTGCCCGGAGCCGACCCCCGCCCGGAGCCCCCGCCCCGGCTGCCCGCGGAGGCGCGGCGCCCGAAGCCCGACCCGGTGACAGCTCGGCATCGCCCTCTCCCCACGGCCCGGGCCCGACAGACCGATGCAGACAGATGGAGGACGATAAACGAGCGAGACGGCGCTGGCCGCGAGGCGACGGGCGGCAGCTCCGCGGGGCGCCGGCAGCCCGGGGCCGCCAAACAAAGCCCAGAACCGGCGCTGTTCCCTCCGCCCCTCCCGGCGCCCTCCTCGCTGCGCCCCCCGCCCCTCCGGGCACGGATACGCGTGGCCGTCCCCCCCcaccgccgcgccgcgccgcgccgcacTCACCGAGCCCGAGCCGCCCGCTGGCCGCAGCCGCCGCCCGGGCAGCGGGAGCCGCGCACCGGACCGCCCCGGGGAGGAGCCGCACGGGCGGGGCGGCTCCGCGGGG from the Lagopus muta isolate bLagMut1 chromosome 22, bLagMut1 primary, whole genome shotgun sequence genome contains:
- the PHLDB1 gene encoding pleckstrin homology-like domain family B member 1 isoform X1; this translates as MLGSVAPLPMSSGRQPRQHVGAVGTLRQRLPLSARTRTGWQPVPDITRHLRANTMEAPSRTTTSPTRRVQTIIQNSPLDLIDTGKGLKVQTEKPHLVSLGSGRLSTAITLLPLEEGRTTIGTAAKDIVLQGPGLAPEHCYIENVRGTLTLHPCNNACTIDGVMIQRPTRLTQGCTICLGQATFLRFNHPAEAKWMKSMIPAGGRSPAALYGLPAKPEALVNGSRQLPAREPSHNSLVSSIEKDLQDIMDSLVLEDPASPSKKPPSRGQSPLCAMVNGGGRCLLSPPLSPGAASGGSSYENASPPFSPLSSPASSGGYTSHSPSSQEQGPAVPPVVPLRSSSYNHAVQPPPQRPPPPPYGGPNDTRSAESPRAWRGALDSPAVPHPLQEHRAGSPRSQPPGSPRAAPRTLGSSVPRVRAALQERPPSPFREPRDPPAPGRQPAPRLLPDAVGPAHGSQSGRGLQPPESPRAARRNVESMRELPPLSPSLSRRAASPRAAPDAPSPQPRLGREVPGSPRTRRKGHEEPSPAGGRSSRAGSPSSPLSTEPSARRPSFSSCLSPAHSLGSLAVPSPRQSPRAQRKLSGDVRLPAGVRERKNSITEISDNEDDLLEYHRRQREERMREQEMERLERQRLETILNLCAEYTKTDGSELLPGHTDAGRRAPRGTAGLGRAAEELGVLRQRESLERSDEENLKEECSSTESTHHEHEELAGPRAKEAQRLEEERACVFGRLDELKGRVKELEQQLQETSREAEMERALLQGERESEVARLQQEQEVVQQLQEKLSGLDASIRKERDKERAKIDAERKELEKLRALYNESKSHLDNCPESMREQLREQMRREAEALETETKLFEDLEFQQLERESRLEEERETRSQQLLQSRAEYHRSIARRKERVAALDAQAAQIRLQSAQEAERLAQERNDVLRLLQKEKEKLASLERRYQLVTGGRSFPKMSSALKEETLHISEPYELLEGTKPLSPPLGAAASLASPSAHSYPKMQEYVTIEQLSGILGSVSAPAGSPLGRAPPASSSSGCTPLPPSLPALSSPSISAEMEKQLPGGPLWLPALDLEKWYQEVMAGFETSSPVSPPSSPPPLPAKAYSSQKPLQVYRAKMEGDTGALTPRMKSGTPSSSQLNISVLGRSPSPKGPLHAPSHAGSLPRNLAATLQDIETKRQLALQQKADPLPAEPLQPGDVPGQQVIEEQKRRLAELKQKAAAEAQSQWEALHGQPPFPQSYPPLMHHSILHHHHAHGAGPRAEELDHAYDTLSLESSDSMETSISTGNNSACSPDNMSSASGMDAGKIEEMEKMLKEAHAEKSRLMETREREMELRRQALEDERRRREQLERRLQDETARRQKLVEKEVKLREKHFSQARPLTRYLPIRKEDFDLRLHIESSGHSVDTCYHVILTEKMCKGYLVKMGGKIKSWKKRWFVFDRMKRTVSYYVDKHETKLKGVIYFQAIEEVYYDHLRSAAKSPNPALTFCVKTHDRLYFMVAPSAEAMRIWMDVIVTGAEGYTQFMN